In Sulfuracidifex metallicus DSM 6482 = JCM 9184, a single window of DNA contains:
- a CDS encoding radical SAM protein, translating into MSLTGGSCALSCSYCSSHYISSMEGAMSIDEFEKAVRRMNSVGVNGFLVSGGFDREGSLHLSKYIPVMRKLKRELGVIFNVHPGLQTKDVVEDMSDAVDMVDFEFTYTEKSIREKGLNRKPEDYLKMLEILMDRGPKYVIPHVMVGIPGDEPESSIRIASSFHPYLINLLVLIPTKGTPSESYEMPKLEDVVKAMKISSSLNKTSLGCMRPYPMKKELDKIAMNYVDRIANPHPSLRDNMEMYDACCSLPEEFFDRFRMGVRK; encoded by the coding sequence ATAAGCCTCACAGGAGGTTCTTGTGCTCTATCATGTTCCTACTGTTCCTCACACTATATTTCCTCTATGGAAGGTGCAATGTCTATAGATGAATTTGAAAAGGCAGTCAGAAGGATGAACTCAGTAGGTGTAAATGGATTTCTAGTGAGCGGTGGTTTCGATAGAGAGGGATCCCTTCACTTAAGTAAATACATTCCAGTCATGAGAAAGTTAAAGAGGGAATTGGGAGTGATCTTCAACGTTCATCCTGGGTTGCAGACAAAGGATGTAGTGGAGGATATGTCTGACGCGGTTGACATGGTTGACTTTGAGTTCACTTACACTGAGAAATCAATTAGGGAGAAGGGACTAAACAGGAAACCAGAAGATTACTTGAAAATGTTAGAGATCCTTATGGACAGAGGTCCAAAGTATGTTATACCTCACGTAATGGTAGGAATTCCGGGAGATGAACCTGAATCATCGATAAGGATTGCTTCATCATTTCATCCTTACTTAATTAACTTACTCGTGCTAATACCTACTAAGGGCACCCCTTCAGAAAGTTACGAAATGCCCAAGTTAGAAGACGTGGTAAAAGCGATGAAAATATCGTCATCATTGAACAAGACCTCACTTGGCTGCATGAGGCCTTATCCCATGAAAAAGGAATTGGACAAGATAGCAATGAACTACGTTGATAGGATTGCGAATCCACATCCTTCATTAAGAGACAACATGGAAATGTATGACGCTTGTTGTTCCCTACCAGAGGAATTCTTCGATCGTTTTAGAATGGGAGTTAGAAAATGA
- a CDS encoding lipoate--protein ligase family protein — MRLIISGGASGEEQMAMDESMLILLSNGLLEPTVRIWNFLPTTLSIGRFLAYEDWVDEGKRLELSIPVVRRFTGGGPALHDEKGEITWTIVGNFSMTEGYEIAGKSIVNAARELGVSATFTPINDVEAEGKKICGMAGATRRRATLIHGTFMFNTDLSMLSVIRLPSAKESVRGRPSSRVTTISLLLGRRVSREEALTAIINGFSWLGLKEGNTTQIERDLAKELSFKYSNEKWTKIR, encoded by the coding sequence ATGAGGCTCATCATATCTGGTGGAGCGTCTGGAGAGGAGCAAATGGCGATGGATGAATCCATGCTCATTCTACTTTCAAACGGGTTATTGGAACCCACAGTTAGGATATGGAACTTCTTACCAACTACTCTTTCCATAGGAAGGTTTCTTGCATACGAAGATTGGGTAGACGAAGGTAAAAGATTAGAATTGTCAATTCCCGTAGTTAGGAGGTTTACCGGAGGAGGTCCAGCTCTTCACGACGAAAAAGGAGAAATAACATGGACCATCGTAGGGAATTTCTCCATGACTGAAGGATACGAAATTGCGGGGAAATCTATAGTCAACGCCGCAAGGGAGTTGGGTGTCTCAGCTACGTTTACTCCGATAAACGATGTAGAGGCAGAGGGAAAGAAAATATGCGGTATGGCCGGAGCGACCAGAAGGAGAGCTACCTTGATTCACGGTACTTTCATGTTCAACACCGACTTGTCAATGCTCTCCGTTATAAGGCTTCCCTCTGCAAAAGAGAGCGTAAGAGGTAGACCGTCATCTAGGGTAACTACTATCTCATTATTGCTGGGGAGAAGAGTAAGCAGAGAAGAAGCATTGACCGCAATAATAAATGGATTCTCATGGCTAGGTTTAAAGGAAGGAAATACGACCCAGATAGAGAGAGACCTAGCTAAGGAGTTAAGCTTCAAGTATAGCAATGAAAAGTGGACGAAGATCAGATAA